The Athalia rosae chromosome 7, iyAthRosa1.1, whole genome shotgun sequence genome window below encodes:
- the LOC105683596 gene encoding NADH dehydrogenase [ubiquinone] 1 alpha subcomplex subunit 8, with protein sequence MVITNSTFIPDDDELTVQEVNIGTPALRAAAFHIGKYCEYQNNEFMLCRQELDDPRPCIQEGKLVTACTLEFFRKLKKTCYDEFTQYTRCLDKSSSRLEYDRCRMTQSIYDKCVLDNLNLERPQFGYFCEVKVHDSPRPKPQPQPKAVYPDIPDHLPPGDYPPPRFGARSFFFD encoded by the exons ATGGTTATTACCAATTCAACGTTCATCCCTGATGATGATGAACTAACCGTGCAAGAGGTTAACATCGGTACACCAGCTCTTCGTGCTGCGGCCTTTCATATAGGCAAATATTGCGAGTACCAAAATAAc GAATTCATGTTATGTCGTCAAGAATTGGATGATCCAAGACCTTGCATACAAGAGGGCAAATTGGTGACTGCGTGTACACTTGAATTCTTCCGCAAACTAAAAAAAACCTGCTATGATGAATTTACTCAATATACCAGATGTCTTGACAAGAGTAGTTCAAGGCTGGAATATGATCG CTGCCGAATGACGCAGTCAATCTATGATAAATGTGTTTTGGATAATCTCAACTTGGAGCGTCCACAATTTGGTTACTTCTGCGAAGTCAAGGTCCATGACTCACCCCGACCAAAGCCACAGCCTCAGCCTAAAGCAGTTTACCCTGATATTCCGGACCACTTACCACCGGGTGATTATCCACCACCGAGATTTGGTGCCAGGTCTTTCTTCTTCGACTGA